The following proteins come from a genomic window of Salvia hispanica cultivar TCC Black 2014 chromosome 4, UniMelb_Shisp_WGS_1.0, whole genome shotgun sequence:
- the LOC125218161 gene encoding zinc finger transcription factor YY1-like — METHISHSPFDRRPMSRSRGPAVKWFKEWVPQDIVSNGGKCLVLKWVNEATMRAMKEKSKESEVAEPEPEPTTEVLFLCSYEGCGKTFIDAGTLRKHSHIHGERQYVCHYENCGKKFLDSSKLKRHFLIHTGERDFVCPHEGCGKAFSLDFNLRSHMKTHAQENYHICPYSDCGKRYAHEYKLKNHIASHHEKANVMETPKYVMPPEKPVKTPRSTTGATPRSTTGATPRSTTGPASSDRPHACPYEGCEKAYIHEYKLNLHLRREHPGHFPDENAKANQQNTEHEMDEGSDQDAYAGKRGNSKVRKQSRPKPNLKQPPSKVSRRKTSTVSPVNLNLVKKHRPLKEEIYEEEDSEETEEERENIAEGWRYSNNNEDDDEETEYED, encoded by the exons ATGGAGACTCACATCAGCCACAGTCCCTTCGACAGACGCCCCATGTCCCGCTCTAGAGGCCCTGCCGTTAAATGGTTCAAGGAATG GGTGCCGCAAGATATTGTTTCAAATGGTGGGAAATGCCTTGTCTTGAAATGGGTTAATG AGGCAACGATGAGGGCCATGAAGGAGAAGTCAAAAGAGTCAGAAGTGGCTGAGCCCGAGCCTGAACCCACAACAGAAGTTCTCTTCTTATGCAGCTATGAAGGCTGTGGGAAGACATTTATAGATGCTGGAACATTGAGGAAGCACTCTCATATTCATGGGGAGAGACAATATGTTTGCCATTATGAAAATTGTGGGAAG AAATTTTTGGACAGTTCCAAACTAAAGAGGCACTTTTTAATTCATACTGGGGAGAGAGACTTTGTGTGTCCACATGAAGGCTGTGGTAAG GCGTTCTCTTTGGACTTCAATCTCAGGTCACATATGAAGACACATGCGCAGGAGAACTATCATATTTGCCCATATTCTGACTGTGGAAAACGATACGCCCACGAATACAAGCTAAAGAATCACATAGCATCTCATCACGAGAAGGCG AATGTGATGGAAACGCCCAAATATGTTATGCCTCCTGAAAAGCCCGTGAAAACTCCGAGGTCTACAACAGGAGCAACTCCGAGATCTACAACAGGAGCAACTCCGAGGTCTACAACGGGCCCTGCATCATCAGACCGGCCACATGCCTGTCCGTATGAAGGGTGTGAGAAGGCTTACATTCATGAATACAAGCTAAATCTTCATCTGAGGCGAGAGCATCCCGGCCATTTTCCAGATGAGAATGCTAAGGCCAACCAACAAAACACCGAACATGAGATGGATGAAGGCAGTGATCAAGATGCGTACGCTGGTAAACGTGGAAATAGTAAAGTCCGTAAACAAAGCAGGCCAAAGCCGAACCTGAAGCAGCCACCTTCAAAGGTTTCTCGCCGTAAGACTTCTACTGTTTCACCTGtcaatttgaatttggtgaAGAAACATCGACCTCTCAAGGAGGAAATAtacgaagaagaagatagtGAAGAAACGGAAGAGGAACGAGAGAATATTGCAGAAGGGTGGAGATACAGCAACAACAATgaggatgatgatgaagagaCAGAATATGAGGATTGA
- the LOC125217582 gene encoding 40S ribosomal protein S12-like — MSGEDVVVADAPAPVPAPALGEPMDIMTALQLVLRKSKAHSGLSRGLHEAAKVIEKHAAQLCVLAEDCDQADYVKLVKALCADHNVSLITVPSAKTLGEWAGLCKIDSEGKARKVVGCACVVVKDYGEESEGLHIVQEYVKSH; from the exons ATGTCAGG TGAGGATGTTGTTGTTGCTGATGCACCAGCTCCAGTTCCAGCTCCAGCTCTTGGGGAGCCCATGGATATCATGACTGCTTTGCAGTTGGTTCTGAGAAAGTCCAAAGCCCACAGTGGCCTTTCTCGTGGACTCCATGAAGCTGCCAAGGTCATTGAGAAGCATGCTGCTCAGCTTTGTGTCTTGGCAGAGGACTGCGACCAGGCTGATTATGTCAAATTGGTGAAAGCTCTTTGTGCTGATCATAACGTTAGCTTGATCACTGTGCCTAGTGCTAAAACCCTTGGCGAGTGGGCTGGA CTATGCAAGATTGACTCTGAAGGAAAAGCAAGGAAGGTGGTGGGTTGTGCATGCGTTGTTGTAAAG GATTACGGGGAAGAAAGTGAGGGTTTACATATTGTCCAGGAATATGTGAAATCGCATTAA